The Pochonia chlamydosporia 170 chromosome 3, whole genome shotgun sequence genome contains the following window.
TTGGCACCACAATCCTTCACGTTTACCTTCTCTCCTCTGTGAATAGTCACGTCGCCTCCAACAAACTAACACCCGCCTGCATGCCTCAACTACCCCATGAGCTGGCGTCCTTCGGATCCGGGTAGAAGAAtgcaacaacagcaatgaTAATGTAGACCGCGCACAGAAGTGCACCTTCCAGGTAGTTGCTGCGAccatccaagaccaagaaaTTGACGATAAAGGCCGAAACGAACAGACACACTGTTTCAAACAAGGTAAAGTACAGAGTCATTTCCTTGTCCATGATCCAACCCAAGATGACCACCAGAGGCGTTACAAAAAGGGCAATCTGGATCGAACTGCCAACTGCGacaccaatggcaagatccatcttgttcttcattGCAACTGTAACAGCCGTGACGTGTTCTGCCGCGTTGCCAACAatggggaggatgatgagaccGATAAAGACTTCCTTAAGACTCGAGTGCTCGGTAACCTCCTTGATAGAGTCAACGAGGAACTCGGCACAGACAGCCACCAATCCAGTgctgaggagaagaagaatgaCGGCTGCCCAACGCGTCAAGtgttcatcttcatcgtgTCCGTTAGTCGCagtggcggcggtgttgagAGACATCAGAGGTATCTGGGCCGGCAACATGGCTCCAGGGGGGCGgatttgctgctgctggccgaGACGATCAGGCAAAGAATTGGTGCGACGGATGCCGTATCGCACGCGTGGAACTGGTCCGGCTGGCATAGGGGGAGCGTCGACCATGGCAGTTGGTTTCTGAACAAAGACGGTTGGGGCGAGATTCTTGACGGAAAGGGACCGAAAACTTTGGAATGGCCGTTTGGCGTTGCCAGACTCGTTCCCGCTCTCTCCTACCCCATCATTCGTGTGATCTGCTTCTGCAGGAAGGGCAAAGTCAACCCGGCGTGGCTCAGAGCTGCCACCTGCTTGTGTACCATTTTCAGGCAttgtgttggtggttttCTCGGCATTGCGCTTTCCATGCTTATGATTTCcccttttttgctttttgaaTGAATGTCGATGCTTTCGACGCCTTCGCCGCCGGCccttttcatcatcagtaGTATCGGCATCATCAGTTGAGGGCATCCGGGGAAAGTAGGGCTTGCGGGACGACGATGCCTCAGATATGGCCTCCTCATTTGGGCTTGGGTTACTACCGCCAACAGAGGTATTTCGCATGGCTCTGGCATCGGCCGTGTCTATAGAGGCGAGCGAAGACTTTCTTCGCATTCCATTCCGTAACACTTTCTTCATTTTGTAGCCAATGGTGTCTTTGGAGTGCCCAGACGAGTCTGAATCCGAACTAGATGAAGTATCGTCATCCGAACTGCTAGAGGTGTCTAGCCATGCTGCGGCTGGCCCAGGTGTCGACTCAGCATCTACAATATGCTGAGGCGTAGATTCATACATGTATGCATGAGACTTGAGCTGAAACAAGAGGTAGATAATATACACAAGAAGCAAGATCTATTTGGTCAGGTGGTGTCAGTATTCATCGAATACATTCAATTTTGGAAAGTGATTTACACATACAACACTGGTTCCGCGGCTGATTTTCAGAGATTCGGAATCTGCCAGTTTGTCGTCTTTAAATGAGGCGTGGAATGCCGTCTGTGGCGTATGTGTTAGTTGGTGTTGCCAGCATTGCAAATTTGGCCGCGACAATATTGAAAATACGTACGGGCAGTACCAGGCTAATAACGCTGAGACTGAGTAGACATGCGCTCATTTGTGTTACAGTGCTGTTGTAGACCTATACCAACACATTAGTCAATTGACAATGATGGTGAGCAGCATGCATACCTGTTCCCGGAAACGAAGACCGCCAAGGAAAAATCCCATGCCAAGAATGAGCAACAGATTTGCCAAGATGGAGCCAAGAAGCGACGCCTGCACAATGCGAATCTCATTTTTGACCAAAGCTATGATAAAAATGATGAGTTCAACAGCGTTGCCAAACGTGACATTAAGCAGGGCGCCAAGGGAGTCACCCATCTTACTGGCCACAGATTCGGTTGCGTGGCTAAGCAATCCGGCGAGGGGTACAACAGCGATACAGTTCATAGCAAACACGATGCCGCCATTTACACCGGGGATGTTGGCGACAATGATTCCGACAGGGACGAAGACCAACAGCACATTCAGCCAGCTATAGGTGACGACGAGCCAAAAGGATCTGCGAACCTCTTGGATAAAAGTTCGCTTATTTGTCTTTTGGGAACCATCGTCACCAGCATGGTCGATAgggtttgttttgtttgtatTATTCTTGTCAATGTGACCATCTTTGGTCTCTACGATAGACCCCTGCCTCTCATCTTGCGATGATGTAGCCGGTGCGATGTTCCCAGGCGCAGAGCTGAAGTAGCCAAACTCAGATTTGGCTGGTTCGGTTTTTTCATTGAGGGCAACGGAGCCACCCAAGTCGCGCAACGAGTTGCCATTGTTTCCATTGTTGACGGAAGCAGCAGGAGCAGTGGTGTCGCCGGCGCTGACAGTGGAGGGCGATTCAGCTAATGGGAGTgtcttgccattgttgttgccagtGCTGGGTTGTCGATTCGACAAGCTATCAAACACTCCATGAGCTTTTGCTAATGCACCAGGGCGTGGGTTGTCTATGTCGGGAGGGTCAGAAGAAGATTGTGTCATCGAAGAGGTGTTGCAAGCACGAGTGTACCGCGCCTAAAGCGAAGAGGTGCGTGCGAGTGGCCTGAAGTCGCTGGTGGAATAGATAGACAGCTAGACAACTGCCTGCAAAATTACCAGACTAACTTGTTGTCGCAAGAAACGGAGGAAGATGCGAGTCGATTGAGTAAAAAGggcaaagaaaaaggcaaaaaaaaGAGTAAGAAGCAAGCAGCTTCGAAAGACGGGTGGAGGGAGACGACGAGGGGAGGCGAGTGAGGTGCCTTTTATGGCAATTCGATGTCCAGCAAGAAGTCGGAAGGAACGCCACAGAGGGACAGGCTGAGATGTGGGAAGGAGCAGAGGACTGAACAGGcacagacttgacaaacAAACCAATCAAATGGGTCCAATACCacgagaccagacagctgtCAAATCAAATCGGAGCACGGAGAAACTAAATCAACAATGCTAAATGGGAGGAGATGGCGTCAAGTCTCAAGCTGTCCAGCCTGTCCTTGGTGGTACATGTAATGAACTACGGAGTAACCTGGAGGGAATCCGCCTACTCTTGGatgggtttggtttggtaGGCGTGGCTGGTTCGGTGGGCAATTAGTTGATTCCCTGTCCGTGCCTCGCCAGTGGAAACGCGTagacgaagacgaggccaaggaggcaaGCCAGCGAAATGTGGATCAGCGATGATGTAGTTCATCTCAAGGTGGCGATCCGGACTCAAGCAGAGACCTAGTCTGGCATGTTTCTTTTGAAACTCATCAGTGCGAGCTCCAGTGTGATCTCCAGTGGGCTTGACGAGCCGAGCATGACAAGGTAGCCCTTGTCTATCCATCAATGTTTCCGTGTTCCGCGAGATGGGGATTTATCAGCAGTCAAGCAATCCGTCCTGACCTGTCCAGTGAAAGCAGGGAACCTCGTGCAGCAGTCACCAGACAAGCCGTCCTCACAACATGAACACCCCAAAAAAAAACGCGTCTGGCATCCATCACCGAGCTGGAAGTCGGTGGATGCACGGGGAATTCTTAGTGCCAATGTGTCCaggcttgtcttgtctgttCAACTCTACAATGCTCCCATTTTCCTCGTTGGGGTGGCCAGAGTAAGGATGTTGGtctgcacatgcatgtgctcaacattgaatggctcGCAGTTGCCACAGGGAATAAATTTAGCTGTGCAATTCCCTGTAAGGCTGCTTGCGACCCGCTGTGactcccaccagaccagactgctggaccagcccagtccagttGGGGCCAGACGTAACAGTCAGCACAGTGGACCAGACCTGTCCATGTCACGCTAATCTGACCCTTGACGCAACTTGACATTCTCATTCTACTTATGGCAGGAGCTCAGGCTGTAGCTGCCTCTCGAGGGTTCGCTGTTTtgtccattcaatgttgactccAGTCGAGACCAGCCGTCATCTCTGAGAAGGTCCTCACGTCTCGCCTTCACTCACGACGATATGGATAGATTGTGTACTGAATAGCTACGCTGATCAGTCCGGTATGGCCAGTTGCTCAGAGTCATCTCGTCGTCACCATCTCTCCGCTTCACTCGAAGTCGATACAATACAATTGTACGTACTCGCTACTACCTGCCTCATGTATCACCTGTTCGGGGCTCGGCCGAGCAACATTCGTTTCTCAAGTCgacaaatgtctggtatATCTTCTCCCTGTCTCGTTCCTGGATCAGATCTAGCAAAGAATAAGACATTTCCCCTAAATCTCTTCCAACCATCAAACAAGTACTGAGCCATCTCGGCAGAAACCTGCCGCGACAAAAGCACCGTGCGCCATCAATTCCAACCTGTGTTCTGCATTATCCACAGCACTACCAAGTGCATCAAGAGGCCAGGAGATCCCACGGACATTCGTCAGAGTCAGATTAGAAACAACGGATCATTCGGCGTCCATCGAGGGACCTGTAACAGGTACTAACCCGTGCCACAAATCAACATTGGGCTTCCTAAAGCAGCACGCATGCAATAGCGACGTAATAGCCAAGTCACTACCAAGTTCACCACCACTTCACCCATGGTTTGGCCATGACCATGGTCTCGTCCATGCACTAATATCATTTGAATTAGTGTGTGGCGGTGTTGGACGCTCGGAATCAAGCTTATTACCGGGCCAAATACCCGGGCAAACGTCCCCATCCAAGGTGCTCTGCACTACCAAACTACCAACCTAGTAGGTACCTGGCTGGTCTATGAGCAAGTGTTGGCGGCCTCGCTCGTGGCTGAgcaagaacattgaaggtttCGCACCACGACTTGTCGGAGTTGGTCAAGCCACAcaaagatgacgatgacagcTTTTGTTTCGATCAAGGAAGGGTCTAGAGACCATCTCCCCACGATTTACTTGACCAACAAGCCGCCCTGGTAAATGTCTTTGTTGATGTCTGATGGACCATCATAGTCGAGACAAGACACTGTCAACACTTTCGACGCAACGTACACTATCTATGTGCCCTCCAGAGTCCTGCATGATGCATGATAACGTTCCacgtcatggccatgtcgaCTCCTTTCACACATTTTGCTGCAGCTTACAGTTCGGCCGCTTGATTGGATACCTTGACGCTTTTGGTTTCACCAAACTGGCCATAAATTGATTCAATTGGCCTTCACGCTTTACAGGGTCAAGTCCTAATGCAAAAGCCCGGCCATCGAGATGCAGCACGTAACCCGCCAACAGAGCACTGATCGTCAGTGCGCTTCCAGACCAGCATTCATGATGACGTACCTCTGCACCATTCATGCTGATAACCCCGTCTTCGCATTCACACAGAAAATAATCATGCGCACCAAATCATCATTCGCTACCCTTCATCGAGCACTCCATGCCACATCTTCAGTCTGAGACAAGATAAGCGCCTCACAAATCGCAATCATCTTGCCGGTTATCCGAACTGCAGACTCTCTCTCCGGACCCAAGATCGCGCTAGAATGTAGCCGTGATGAACCTAGACTTTTAGTCGTGTTATTGCAAGGCTGGAATCTCCCTTCATCCCCCTATCTTGCCGCTTCACTATCCCGGCCACGATGCAGGCACACTCTACACAGTATACATATCACATTCACTCTAACCAAGGGCACAAAACTTGCAGCGAAGCCCATCTCAGAGTATCTGATCAATTTCATCTCGCCGTAGTCTTCTTTACTATGGGTGAAAAACTGTCCGCCCTAACCCTCCTCACATCATCAGACTTTCCTTGAATAAAAGCACCATGGTACTGCTCGCTCCAACAATgcccaaaacaacaaaaataCAAATCTCACGAACAGCTACCCCACACAGAATCTCGGCTTTTTCTCTCAGCCTAGAAAATTCCAAAGCCCAAGTCGTAGGTCCATCCACCCCTATACATCCACCCCTATACATCCACAGTTGGGTCTTCATTGTTTGGGACCTTCTAGGCATGAAACAGGCATAATGTCGCGGTATCATTCTGCGCGGAATACAAAAAGAAGACAAAAGAAAAGACGAtaataaaaaagaaatagTTATATAGAAACAGCCAAACCAGAACAACAGCAGAAAACCAAACTAAGGCTCATAGCAGTATGAGTAGAGAACCTCCGATATGCTTAGCTTCCCCCTTGCGCCATGAGGTGAAACACGTAACTGCGGCCGTGATGAGTTGAGAGTAATTAAAAAACCAAATCATTCTTTGCTGAGTTTATTGAGAGTACAATGTAACCGGCCAATTGGCGATAATTCGTGGGACAACTGTAGCCCAAGAGGATGCTACATGTCCGCAGTATGAGCCCATTGGGTATTAGGCCGACGTGAAAGGATAAATCGACGCAAAACATTTCCCTAACGTTCTTCGAAAAGATGGCCTTGCTAGCCATTCTTGTCTAATGTTTGACGCTGCGATGTAAAGGCGTAAAATCGGCTCTCGCTGCTCCTTCATCACCTGTCATCGCCTCCTCGAGCCTTGCCTCGTCTTCTAAAGAAGTCCATGACTCGCTTGGCAGCTCCACTGCTTCCTTCATGGCCTCTGTACTCATCGTGGTCGTAGGCGTCTGTGAACCGTTTGTGGTTCTTTTGTAGGACGCCTCGCTGACCGCGGCTGGTGGTGGCTCGTCGATTGTCATAACCCTCAACATCGGAGAAACCGTGGCTGTGAGTTCTCATTTGCGGTTCCGTCGGGGGGCGACGAATCTCTACTGATGATTCTGAGCCGCTGTTGAAGTGGGATCCGGATTGCATATATGGGGGAATTGCGTTGGGCCGACGGTTGTCGAGTTGTGCCGAGGCATATCGTTGGTGATATACGGGGCTTGAGTTGGCTGTCTCTTGGACGTTGTCGAAGAAGGGCGTGCTACCGCGTGCATCACCGGGTGCAGTGACACTTCTTGGAGGATCCATTCGGCCGGACTGAATAGGCAAATCCGAATGGGAGCCTACATCGGATGACGCCGGCTCCGAATATTCCTTGCCGAAGCCAATGGATTTCAAGGAAAATGAAGCTGGGAGCAAGGAGaatctcctcttctccttcttctcgccagACCCTTGAGAACCAGTTACGCTGCCGCTCCTCTTCTTACCAATTCCTAGAGAGTACGAGCGGCGTGATGCCCGGGAATCCATGGACGTCCTGCCCGGTTGTTCTTCCCCTTGCGCCATGGCATTAGACATGCTGACGGGGGGATACTTTTTGGACTTCTCGGGgggttgttgctgctgctgttgctcgggcttcttcttgttccggCTCCCGAATACTGAGCCACTACGACCAAGGAGTTTTGAGCCAATGTCTCCTATTGTGCTTGATCTCTTATGGCCTCTCATCTCATTGCCTCGTCCCTCATGGAAGCCAGACATTCTGGCGAATTTGGGCGGCACGCTCATACTTGTTCGGCCGAtaccatcgtcatcgtcgggGTTAGAAGGCTGTTGTATACGGCCCTGAACATTCGTGTCCGCAAGCGTAGGCGGAGCTGGCTGCCCATAGTTTGCCCGTGCTTGTAGACTCATGGAAGCTGCCGATTGCATAGAACCACCAGTATGTGGCCTTGCCGCAGTAGAAGTTCCAGTCATGTAGGCATTATCTGTCGTCGCACGAGTTTCACGTGGTCGTGTTGCAGCGGTATTGTGACCGCTGGGTGGCCGTTTCGACTGAGATGATGTAGCATATGCGTCTTGAGGATCTTGGTGTAAAGCTTTGTCTCTTGACGAGCCTGGGCGGCCATCATCGTAGTCGCGGTTGAGGGACACTGGCGGCCGTGAGACAACAGGGTCGCCTCCAcgctgtgtttgtgttgtcGGTGCTACATACTCGACTTGGACGGTTCGGCGTTTCGCATCCTTGGGTGTGCGGTAGGTTGGCTCCGCCTCCTGATCAATCTTTGCGTGCGCCTTAGCCAGGCCGCCAACTCCCGCCTGTGTAGGAGACTTGTGTTTCGCCGCTTCGCGCACAGAAGCACTCCTTGTGACCATCGGAGCATCAGCGAATTCTTGTGCCACCGCCGTCGCATTCTGGACATCAGAAGGCAGTGTGGTAGAACTGGTAATAAATTCGACAACATGTGCATATTCGCTTAGCCAGCTGTGGCGAGCGACTTCAAAAAGGTCGGCTCGCTTTCTCGGGTTGGGGACCAGGATGCGTCGCAACAAGTCTCTGGCGTGCGGGGTGACGTATTCAGGGAATGTAAGAGGTGTAGAAACAATGTATTTGTAAAGGAGGTTGATGTTATCGCCTTCGGGGTTGGCAGGGTCGTCGTCAAATGGCAAGTAGCCAGCCAGCATGGCATACTGAAAACAAATTAGTACTTCCCTAAGAGCAAAAGGAGTAACTAAGGCGAGCATGGTCAATATAGCATACCAGAATGACACCACAACTCCAGACATCAACTTTCCTGCCAGTGTACAGGGAGTCACTGACTACGAGCTCTGGTGCGGCGTAGCAGGGACTTCCGCAGCTGGTCTGCATCAGATCGCCTTTTCTCATCCCATTAGGCTTGATCTTGTCTAGACCCATTCGCTTGACCTGGTCCCGATCTGTCAGATGgagctcttcatcttcagtGAGCTCTTCGTTCGGGTCAAAAGTGTTGGCAAAGCCAAAATCTGTAATGATAATGTTGCGATTGCGATCCAACAACAGGTTCTCTAGTTTCAGGTCTCTGTGAACGATGCCCTTCTTGTGCAGATAGCCTACGCCAGAAACAAGTTGTGAGAAGAGGCGACGCGCTGAGTGGTCTTTGAGATATCGGTGATTCAAAATGTAATCGAAAAGTTCACCACCAGAAGCATACTCTAGGATGATTCCGATGTATCTATCGGTCTCTATCATGTCTATTAGTCGTACAATGTTGGGGTGCTGCACGCCTCGTAAAATTGTTACTTCGCGACGAATTTTGCCCAGTCGAGAAGGGTTACCGCCCACAGTATCTCTCTTTATTAGTTTGATTGCAACCTAGATATTAGTTTGGTGGTTAGCAGATATCCTCTCAGAGCTGAAGCTGGGCGGTTTATTGTTTCAATGCGACACATACCTGCACGCTGCTGTCTTGCTTCCAACCCAACTTGACCTTGCCGAATTCGCCTTCGCCAATTGTGTTTCCTAGGATAAAGTCTCCAAATTTGGTGGTCCCTTTATGGCTGCGACTGTGGTCATGCCGGCTACGGCCACCTCGTCGCTCTTCCCCCGGAGGGTTCATGGGCACAACAGGTGGCTGTGCTGCGTCATGACGATCTTGAGATGAGGTATGGTGGCCGACACTGCCATTCGGCTCCTCTGCGTTGGGAATGGCCCGAGCGAGATCATCGCCAAGGTCATGTGGATGTTTTGAGCTCGATGCCGGGTTGGTACGGATAGGGATGGTCATTTCCGCAGTTTTATTGTCTCTATTACTTGAGGGACGGGTCTGATCCTGAGGCTGGTGGGAATTGGCGGCTCGTTTGCTCCTGGAAGTTTCCGAGTAACCATTCGTATCACCATGTGAGCCACTCCGTTGGCTATCGGGTGGGTTATGGCGTGGTGAGCTGCTGACGGGATCGTTGGGATATTGTGGTCTTCGACTACTCGCGCCTTGTTGACCAGACGAAGAGGTCCGCGGAGGAGCAACAGGGGGCATGTTGGCAGAACGTTCAGATCTCGATGGCCGGTACTCTTGAGGTGACGATGCAGACGTCCCGTTGCGGCTCGATCTCGGAACTGTTTGGTCAACAGAAGACGAACCACCGTTGCCGCTCGCCTTGCGAGAGGGAGGCCGTCTTGAGGACGGTGATGAGGTTGCAGCTAGATGAGCATCGCACGCGGCGGCCCGGCTGGGTGAGGAGTGCGGTGAACCGTATTGGCggtttgaggaagaaggcatCGGAGGCGAGGCCAGGGCGGTTGGTTGATGGGGGGCTGACTGCAGGGCTGCCGACGACATCTTCCACAGACCAACTGGGTATCAGGCCGTGAAAGTGACTGGCCTCGACAGCGGCGCCGTGGGACGATGCAAGGGCGATGGAAGTGTTGTTTGGTATTCGACTCGATCGACAAAGACACGAAAATTATGTTGTAAGATGCAACAAGAGGCGGCCGCGCCTTTGATGCAGAGCAACCAAGTGGCGCACCAGCCAACCTGGGACGTCGTGGTAGCTTCAGCCGTTTGCTCAGCTGCGCGGCGCTGAGATGCGTTGCGtgcgttgcgttgcgttgcgtCGACGCGCGGGACGGAACAAGGGGGGAGGAGGGATCAGGATCAGATCAGGATCAGGATCGAACAAAATTAGGAACCAGCCAAACAGAACAAATCAAGATGCCGGCAGAACGAAAGGCAACAGCGTAAAGCAGCTTGCTGAATGAAGAAGCGCGAAAGACAAGAGAGGAAATCTGGGTCTGTAGTTTGTGCCAATAATGCCGGCCCCGTTATCTCATGGTTTCAGCGGTCAAGTCGCGGGCGATACGATTTGTTGTTTCGGCGAGTGTCGAGGCCCAGAAGTCGGAAGCCCCTGAGTGGTGGACGAAAGGGACAAAGGGACCAgattggacttgacttgatggGGACAGCGAGGCGTTCAGTGTTGCGGGAGACGAGATGGGACGGGGGGGACTGGACCAGAAGCCAGAAACCAGAACGGTGGCCAGCCCAAGCCAGACCACTTTGACGCGCGCGCTCAACGCTCAAATCAAGGGCGATGCACAAGAATTGGTTGGCGCTTTTCGTTTCAATTTTGTGCACGAAAGCTGGCAAGGGGGCCGTGTGGTGTCAGGATTCCTCTGCCTTgcaaggtctggtcaagccaatGTCAATTCTGGTAGTCCTGGCTTGATGCAACA
Protein-coding sequences here:
- a CDS encoding sodium/calcium transporter (similar to Neosartorya fischeri NRRL 181 XP_001262480.1), with the protein product MTQSSSDPPDIDNPRPGALAKAHGVFDSLSNRQPSTGNNNGKTLPLAESPSTVSAGDTTAPAASVNNGNNGNSLRDLGGSVALNEKTEPAKSEFGYFSSAPGNIAPATSSQDERQGSIVETKDGHIDKNNTNKTNPIDHAGDDGSQKTNKRTFIQEVRRSFWLVVTYSWLNVLLVFVPVGIIVANIPGVNGGIVFAMNCIAVVPLAGLLSHATESVASKMGDSLGALLNVTFGNAVELIIFIIALVKNEIRIVQASLLGSILANLLLILGMGFFLGGLRFREQVYNSTVTQMSACLLSLSVISLVLPTAFHASFKDDKLADSESLKISRGTSVILLLVYIIYLLFQLKSHAYMYESTPQHIVDAESTPGPAAAWLDTSSSSDDDTSSSSDSDSSGHSKDTIGYKMKKVLRNGMRRKSSLASIDTADARAMRNTSVGGSNPSPNEEAISEASSSRKPYFPRMPSTDDADTTDDEKGRRRRRRKHRHSFKKQKRGNHKHGKRNAEKTTNTMPENGTQAGGSSEPRRVDFALPAEADHTNDGVGESGNESGNAKRPFQSFRSLSVKNLAPTVFVQKPTAMVDAPPMPAGPVPRVRYGIRRTNSLPDRLGQQQQIRPPGAMLPAQIPLMSLNTAATATNGHDEDEHLTRWAAVILLLLSTGLVAVCAEFLVDSIKEVTEHSSLKEVFIGLIILPIVGNAAEHVTAVTVAMKNKMDLAIGVAVGSSIQIALFVTPLVVILGWIMDKEMTLYFTLFETVCLFVSAFIVNFLVLDGRSNYLEGALLCAVYIIIAVVAFFYPDPKDASSWGS
- a CDS encoding serine/threonine protein kinase (Kin4) (similar to Neosartorya fischeri NRRL 181 XP_001264276.1) gives rise to the protein MSSAALQSAPHQPTALASPPMPSSSNRQYGSPHSSPSRAAACDAHLAATSSPSSRRPPSRKASGNGGSSSVDQTVPRSSRNGTSASSPQEYRPSRSERSANMPPVAPPRTSSSGQQGASSRRPQYPNDPVSSSPRHNPPDSQRSGSHGDTNGYSETSRSKRAANSHQPQDQTRPSSNRDNKTAEMTIPIRTNPASSSKHPHDLGDDLARAIPNAEEPNGSVGHHTSSQDRHDAAQPPVVPMNPPGEERRGGRSRHDHSRSHKGTTKFGDFILGNTIGEGEFGKVKLGWKQDSSVQVAIKLIKRDTVGGNPSRLGKIRREVTILRGVQHPNIVRLIDMIETDRYIGIILEYASGGELFDYILNHRYLKDHSARRLFSQLVSGVGYLHKKGIVHRDLKLENLLLDRNRNIIITDFGFANTFDPNEELTEDEELHLTDRDQVKRMGLDKIKPNGMRKGDLMQTSCGSPCYAAPELVVSDSLYTGRKVDVWSCGVILYAMLAGYLPFDDDPANPEGDNINLLYKYIVSTPLTFPEYVTPHARDLLRRILVPNPRKRADLFEVARHSWLSEYAHVVEFITSSTTLPSDVQNATAVAQEFADAPMVTRSASVREAAKHKSPTQAGVGGLAKAHAKIDQEAEPTYRTPKDAKRRTVQVEYVAPTTQTQRGGDPVVSRPPVSLNRDYDDGRPGSSRDKALHQDPQDAYATSSQSKRPPSGHNTAATRPRETRATTDNAYMTGTSTAARPHTGGSMQSAASMSLQARANYGQPAPPTLADTNVQGRIQQPSNPDDDDGIGRTSMSVPPKFARMSGFHEGRGNEMRGHKRSSTIGDIGSKLLGRSGSVFGSRNKKKPEQQQQQQPPEKSKKYPPVSMSNAMAQGEEQPGRTSMDSRASRRSYSLGIGKKRSGSVTGSQGSGEKKEKRRFSLLPASFSLKSIGFGKEYSEPASSDVGSHSDLPIQSGRMDPPRSVTAPGDARGSTPFFDNVQETANSSPVYHQRYASAQLDNRRPNAIPPYMQSGSHFNSGSESSVEIRRPPTEPQMRTHSHGFSDVEGYDNRRATTSRGQRGVLQKNHKRFTDAYDHDEYRGHEGSSGAAKRVMDFFRRRGKARGGDDR